In one Cronobacter dublinensis subsp. dublinensis LMG 23823 genomic region, the following are encoded:
- the rarA gene encoding replication-associated recombination protein RarA, translated as MGNLSLDFSDNTFQPLAARMRPENLAQYIGQQHLLAPGKPLPRAIEAGHLHSMILWGPPGTGKTTLAEVIGRYANADVERISAVTSGVKEIREAIERARQNRNAGRRTILFVDEVHRFNKSQQDAFLPHIEDGTITFIGATTENPSFELNSALLSRARVYLLKSLTVADIEQVLTQAMTDRERGYGGQDIVLPDETRLAIAELVNGDARRALNTLEMMADMAPTDDSGKRVLKPELLTEIAGERSARFDNKGDRFYDLISALHKSVRGSAPDAALYWYARIISAGGDPLYVARRCLAIASEDVGNADPRAMQVAISAWDCFTRVGPAEGERAIAQAIVYLACAPKSNAVYTAFKAALRDARERPDYDVPEHLRNAPTKLMKEMGYGQEYRYAHDEPNAYAAGEDYFPSEMAQTRYYHPTNRGLEGKIGEKLAWLAEQDQKSPTKRYR; from the coding sequence GTGGGCAATCTTTCGCTCGATTTTTCCGATAACACCTTTCAGCCTCTGGCCGCGCGTATGCGGCCAGAAAATCTGGCGCAGTATATCGGGCAGCAGCATCTGCTGGCACCCGGTAAGCCGCTGCCCCGCGCCATCGAGGCCGGGCATCTCCACTCCATGATCCTCTGGGGCCCCCCGGGCACCGGTAAAACCACGCTTGCAGAAGTCATTGGGCGCTACGCCAATGCTGATGTAGAGCGCATCTCGGCAGTGACGTCCGGCGTGAAAGAAATTCGTGAGGCTATTGAACGCGCGCGGCAAAACCGCAACGCGGGCCGCCGCACCATTCTGTTTGTCGATGAAGTGCATCGCTTCAATAAAAGCCAGCAGGACGCCTTTCTACCGCATATCGAAGACGGCACGATTACGTTTATCGGCGCGACCACGGAAAACCCGTCGTTCGAGCTGAACTCGGCGCTGCTGTCCCGCGCCCGCGTCTATCTGTTGAAATCGCTGACGGTTGCAGATATCGAACAGGTGCTGACGCAGGCGATGACCGATCGTGAGCGCGGCTACGGCGGGCAGGATATCGTTCTGCCGGATGAAACCCGGCTTGCCATCGCGGAGCTGGTCAACGGCGACGCGCGCCGTGCGCTCAATACGCTTGAGATGATGGCGGATATGGCGCCAACGGACGACAGCGGCAAGCGGGTGCTGAAGCCTGAACTACTGACAGAAATTGCGGGAGAGCGCAGCGCGCGCTTTGATAATAAAGGCGACCGCTTTTACGATCTGATTTCGGCGCTGCATAAATCGGTGCGCGGCTCCGCGCCGGACGCCGCCCTTTACTGGTATGCGCGTATCATCAGCGCGGGCGGCGATCCGCTGTATGTCGCGCGCCGCTGCCTGGCTATCGCGTCGGAAGATGTCGGCAACGCCGACCCGCGGGCGATGCAGGTCGCTATCTCCGCATGGGATTGCTTTACGCGCGTCGGGCCCGCAGAAGGCGAAAGGGCGATTGCCCAGGCCATTGTCTATCTCGCCTGCGCGCCGAAAAGTAATGCGGTTTACACCGCCTTCAAAGCGGCGCTAAGAGATGCTCGCGAGCGCCCGGATTATGACGTGCCGGAACATCTGCGCAACGCGCCGACGAAGCTGATGAAAGAGATGGGCTATGGTCAGGAGTATCGTTACGCGCACGATGAACCCAACGCCTACGCGGCTGGCGAAGACTATTTCCCGTCGGAAATGGCACAAACACGTTACTATCATCCCACCAACAGAGGTCTTGAAGGCAAGATTGGCGAAAAGCTAGCCTGGCTTGCTGAACAGGATCAGAAAAGCCCCACAAAACGCTACCGCTAA
- the serS gene encoding serine--tRNA ligase: MLDPNLLRTEPDAVAEKLARRGFKLDVDKLVALEERRKVLQVKTENLQAERNSRSKSIGQAKARGEDIEPLRLEVNKLGEELDAAKNELDALLAEIRDIALTIPNLPDDEVPNGKDDSDNVEVSRWGTPRKFDFDVRDHVTLGEMHGGLDFASAVKLTGSRFVVMKGQIARLHRALAQFMLDLHTEEHGYSENYVPYLVNHDTLYGTGQLPKFAGDLFHTRPLEEEADSSNYALIPTAEVPLTNLVRDEIIDEDALPIKMTAHTPCFRSEAGSYGRDTRGLIRMHQFDKVEMVQIVRPEDSMQALEEMTGHAEKVLQLLGLPYRKMLLCTGDMGFGARKTYDLEVWIPAQDTYREISSCSNVWDFQARRMQARCRSKSDKKTRLVHTLNGSGLAVGRTLVAVLENYQQADGRIEIPEVLRPYMKGLEFIG, encoded by the coding sequence ATGCTCGATCCCAATCTGCTGCGTACCGAGCCAGACGCAGTCGCAGAAAAACTGGCACGCCGGGGCTTTAAGCTGGATGTAGATAAGCTGGTCGCTCTTGAAGAGCGTCGTAAAGTTCTGCAGGTAAAAACTGAGAATCTGCAGGCTGAACGTAACTCGCGATCGAAATCCATCGGCCAGGCGAAAGCGCGTGGGGAGGATATCGAGCCGCTTCGTCTGGAAGTGAACAAGCTTGGCGAAGAACTCGATGCAGCGAAAAATGAGCTCGATGCGCTGCTGGCGGAAATCCGCGATATCGCGCTGACTATCCCTAACCTGCCGGACGATGAAGTGCCGAACGGTAAAGATGACAGCGATAATGTGGAAGTGAGCCGCTGGGGCACGCCGCGTAAGTTCGATTTCGACGTGCGCGATCATGTCACCCTCGGTGAAATGCATGGCGGGCTTGATTTCGCGAGCGCCGTTAAGCTGACCGGCTCCCGTTTCGTCGTGATGAAAGGGCAGATTGCCCGTCTGCACCGCGCGCTGGCACAGTTCATGCTCGATCTGCATACTGAAGAGCACGGCTATAGCGAAAACTATGTGCCGTACCTGGTGAACCACGACACGCTTTATGGGACCGGCCAGCTGCCGAAGTTCGCAGGCGATCTGTTCCATACCCGTCCGCTGGAAGAAGAAGCGGACAGCAGCAACTACGCGCTGATCCCGACGGCGGAAGTGCCGCTAACCAACCTCGTGCGTGATGAAATCATCGACGAGGACGCGCTGCCGATCAAAATGACCGCGCATACGCCGTGCTTCCGCTCTGAAGCGGGCTCGTATGGTCGTGACACCCGCGGTCTTATCCGTATGCACCAGTTCGATAAAGTGGAAATGGTACAGATCGTGCGTCCGGAAGATTCCATGCAGGCGCTGGAAGAGATGACCGGCCATGCGGAGAAAGTGCTGCAGCTGCTTGGCCTGCCGTATCGCAAGATGCTGCTGTGCACCGGCGACATGGGCTTTGGCGCGCGTAAAACCTACGACCTGGAAGTGTGGATCCCGGCGCAGGATACGTACCGCGAAATATCTTCCTGCTCTAACGTTTGGGATTTCCAGGCTCGTCGCATGCAGGCGCGCTGCCGCAGCAAGTCCGATAAAAAGACCCGTCTGGTGCACACGCTGAACGGTTCTGGTCTGGCAGTCGGCCGCACGCTGGTGGCGGTGCTGGAGAACTACCAGCAGGCTGATGGCCGCATCGAAATCCCGGAAGTTCTGCGTCCGTATATGAAAGGCCTTGAGTTTATCGGCTAA
- a CDS encoding MFS transporter, which produces MPTYTRPVLFLLCGLLLLTLAIAVLNTLVPLWLAHDNLPTWQVGMVGSSYFTGNLLGTLITGSLIKRFGFNRSYYIASLIFAAGCAGLGVTLGFWSWLVWRFIAGVGCAMIWVVVESALMCSGTSRNRGRLLAAYMMVYYMGTVAGQLMISKLPTDLMSVLPWVTGMIMAAILPLLFTRIVNSSSEHQEKTHVWPMFKLRQARLGVNGCIISGIVLGSLYGLMPLYLNHQGVSDSGIGFWMAVMVSAGIIGQWPVGKLADRFGRLLVLRVQVFVVIVGCMAMLTQAAMAPALFVLGAAGFTLYPVAMAWACEKVEHHQLVAMNQALLLSYTIGSLLGPTFTAMLMQNYSDSLLFVMIASVSFVYLMMLMRKAGHHPTPVAHA; this is translated from the coding sequence ATGCCTACCTATACCCGCCCAGTGCTGTTTTTGCTCTGTGGCTTGCTTCTGCTGACGCTCGCGATAGCGGTGTTAAATACGCTGGTACCGCTGTGGCTTGCCCATGACAATTTGCCTACGTGGCAGGTCGGCATGGTCGGCTCGTCCTATTTTACCGGCAACCTTCTGGGTACGCTGATTACCGGCTCGCTGATCAAGCGCTTCGGTTTTAATCGCAGCTACTATATTGCCTCGCTGATTTTTGCCGCAGGCTGCGCCGGGCTTGGCGTGACGCTGGGCTTCTGGAGCTGGCTTGTCTGGCGCTTTATCGCCGGTGTCGGCTGCGCCATGATTTGGGTGGTGGTGGAAAGCGCGCTGATGTGCAGCGGCACGTCGCGCAACCGCGGCCGCCTGCTGGCTGCCTATATGATGGTGTATTACATGGGGACGGTCGCAGGCCAGCTGATGATCAGCAAACTGCCGACTGACCTGATGAGCGTGCTACCGTGGGTGACGGGCATGATAATGGCGGCCATTCTGCCGCTGCTCTTTACCCGCATTGTGAATAGCAGCAGCGAGCATCAGGAAAAGACGCACGTCTGGCCGATGTTCAAGCTACGTCAGGCGCGCCTTGGCGTTAACGGCTGTATTATCTCCGGCATTGTGCTGGGTTCATTGTATGGCCTGATGCCGCTCTATCTTAACCACCAGGGCGTCAGCGATTCCGGGATCGGCTTCTGGATGGCGGTGATGGTCAGCGCCGGTATCATTGGCCAGTGGCCGGTTGGTAAGCTTGCCGACCGCTTCGGGCGTCTTCTGGTTTTGCGTGTGCAAGTGTTTGTGGTGATTGTCGGCTGTATGGCGATGCTGACCCAGGCGGCGATGGCGCCCGCGCTGTTTGTTCTCGGCGCGGCGGGTTTTACGCTCTATCCGGTGGCGATGGCCTGGGCCTGCGAGAAAGTCGAGCACCATCAGCTGGTGGCGATGAATCAGGCGCTGCTGCTGAGCTATACTATCGGCAGCCTGTTGGGGCCGACGTTCACGGCGATGCTGATGCAGAACTACTCAGACAGCCTGCTGTTCGTGATGATAGCCAGCGTGTCGTTTGTGTATCTGATGATGCTGATGCGCAAAGCAGGTCATCATCCGACGCCAGTGGCACATGCCTGA
- the pflA gene encoding pyruvate formate lyase 1-activating protein, which yields MSVIGRIHSYESCGTVDGPGIRFITFFQGCLMRCLYCHNRDTWDTHGGKEITVEELMKEVVTYRHFMNASGGGVTASGGEAILQAEFVRDWFRACKKEGIHTCLDTNGFVRRYDPVIDELLEVTDLVMLDLKQMNDEIHQNLVGVSNHRTLEFARYIAAKGIKTWIRYVVVPGWSDDDDSAHRLGEFTREMGNIEKIELLPYHELGKHKWVAMGEEYKLDGVKPPKKETMERVKGILEQYGHKVMY from the coding sequence ATGTCAGTTATTGGTCGCATTCACTCCTATGAATCCTGTGGCACCGTCGATGGCCCTGGGATCCGCTTTATCACCTTCTTTCAGGGCTGCCTGATGCGCTGCCTCTATTGCCACAACCGCGACACCTGGGATACGCACGGCGGCAAAGAAATTACCGTTGAAGAACTGATGAAAGAAGTCGTGACCTACCGGCATTTTATGAACGCATCCGGCGGCGGCGTCACCGCCTCTGGCGGCGAGGCAATATTACAGGCGGAGTTTGTCCGCGACTGGTTCCGCGCCTGCAAGAAAGAAGGCATTCATACCTGTCTTGATACCAACGGCTTTGTGCGCCGTTACGATCCGGTTATCGACGAACTGCTGGAAGTCACCGATCTGGTGATGCTCGATCTCAAGCAGATGAATGACGAAATCCATCAGAATCTGGTGGGCGTCTCGAACCACCGTACGCTGGAATTCGCCCGTTATATCGCCGCGAAAGGCATCAAAACCTGGATACGCTATGTCGTTGTGCCGGGCTGGTCTGACGATGACGACTCCGCTCACCGTCTCGGCGAGTTCACCCGCGAGATGGGCAATATCGAAAAAATCGAGCTGCTGCCCTACCACGAGCTCGGCAAACATAAGTGGGTGGCGATGGGCGAAGAATACAAGCTGGACGGCGTGAAGCCGCCGAAGAAAGAGACGATGGAGCGCGTGAAAGGCATTCTGGAACAGTACGGTCACAAAGTAATGTACTGA
- the pflB gene encoding formate C-acetyltransferase gives MSELNEKLATAWEGFAKGDWQNEVNVRDFIQKNYTPYEGDESFLAGATQATTTLWDKVMEGVKLENRTHAPVDFDTSVASTITSHDAGYINKTLEKIVGLQTEAPLKRAIIPFGGIKMVEGSCKAYNRELDPQLKKIFTEYRKTHNQGVFDVYTKDILNCRKSGVLTGLPDAYGRGRIIGDYRRVALYGIDYLMKDKYAQFVSLQQDLENGVNLEATIRLREEIAEQHRALGQIKEMAAKYGCDISGPATNAQEAVQWTYFGYLAAVKSQNGAAMSFGRVSTFLDVYIERDLKAGKINEQEAQELIDHLVMKLRMVRFLRTPEYDELFSGDPIWATESVGGMGVDGRTLVTKNSFRFLNTLYTMGPSPEPNITILWSEKLPLNFKKFAAKVSIDTSSLQYENDDLMRPDFNNDDYAIACCVSPMVVGKQMQFFGARANLAKTMLYAINGGVDEKLKMQVGPKSAPIKGDLLNFDEVMERMDHFMDWLAKQYVTALNIIHYMHDKYSYEASLMALHDRDVIRTMACGIAGLSVAADSLSAIKYAKVKPIRDEDGLAIDFEIEGEYPQFGNNDARVDDLAVDLVERFMKKIQKLTTYRNAIPTQSVLTITSNVVYGKKTGNTPDGRRAGAPFGPGANPMHGRDQKGAVASLTSVAKLPFAYAKDGISYTFSIVPNALGKDDEVRKTNLAGLMDGYFHHEASIEGGQHLNVNVMNREMLLDAMEHPEKYPQLTIRVSGYAVRFNSLTKEQQQDVITRTFTQTM, from the coding sequence ATGTCCGAGCTTAATGAAAAGTTAGCCACAGCCTGGGAAGGTTTCGCGAAAGGCGACTGGCAGAATGAAGTCAACGTCCGCGACTTTATCCAGAAAAACTACACGCCATACGAGGGTGATGAGTCCTTCCTGGCTGGCGCAACTCAAGCCACCACTACCCTGTGGGACAAAGTGATGGAAGGCGTCAAACTGGAAAACCGCACCCATGCGCCAGTTGATTTTGACACTTCCGTCGCGTCCACCATCACCTCGCACGACGCAGGTTACATCAACAAAACGCTGGAAAAAATTGTTGGCCTGCAGACTGAAGCCCCGCTCAAACGCGCCATTATTCCGTTTGGCGGCATCAAAATGGTTGAGGGTTCCTGCAAAGCGTACAATCGCGAACTCGATCCTCAGCTGAAAAAAATCTTCACCGAATACCGTAAAACCCATAACCAGGGCGTATTCGACGTTTACACCAAAGATATCCTGAACTGCCGTAAATCCGGCGTGCTGACCGGTCTGCCGGATGCATATGGCCGTGGCCGTATCATCGGTGATTACCGTCGCGTTGCGCTGTACGGTATCGACTACCTGATGAAAGACAAATACGCTCAGTTTGTCTCTCTGCAGCAGGATCTGGAAAACGGCGTTAACCTGGAAGCGACCATCCGCCTGCGCGAAGAGATTGCTGAACAGCACCGCGCGCTGGGTCAGATCAAAGAGATGGCAGCAAAATATGGCTGCGATATCTCCGGTCCGGCTACCAATGCTCAGGAAGCGGTACAGTGGACTTACTTCGGCTACCTGGCTGCGGTGAAATCCCAGAACGGCGCTGCAATGTCCTTCGGCCGCGTCTCTACATTCCTCGACGTTTACATTGAGCGCGACCTGAAAGCGGGCAAAATTAACGAACAGGAAGCTCAGGAACTGATTGACCATCTGGTCATGAAACTGCGTATGGTGCGCTTCCTGCGTACGCCGGAATATGATGAGCTGTTCTCTGGCGACCCGATTTGGGCGACCGAATCCGTCGGCGGTATGGGCGTTGACGGCCGTACCCTGGTAACTAAAAACAGCTTCCGCTTCCTGAACACTCTGTACACCATGGGGCCGTCTCCGGAGCCGAACATCACCATTCTGTGGTCCGAAAAACTGCCGCTGAACTTCAAAAAATTCGCGGCGAAAGTTTCCATCGATACGTCATCTCTGCAGTATGAGAACGATGACCTGATGCGTCCGGACTTCAACAATGACGACTACGCTATCGCGTGCTGCGTAAGCCCGATGGTGGTTGGTAAGCAAATGCAGTTCTTCGGCGCTCGCGCTAACCTCGCGAAAACCATGCTGTACGCTATCAACGGCGGCGTTGATGAAAAACTGAAAATGCAGGTGGGTCCGAAATCCGCACCGATCAAAGGCGATCTGCTGAACTTTGACGAAGTGATGGAACGTATGGATCACTTCATGGACTGGCTGGCGAAACAGTACGTCACCGCCCTGAACATCATCCACTACATGCATGACAAGTACAGCTACGAAGCTTCGTTGATGGCGCTGCACGATCGTGACGTTATTCGTACCATGGCGTGCGGTATCGCCGGTCTGTCGGTGGCGGCTGACTCCCTGTCCGCTATCAAATACGCGAAAGTTAAACCGATTCGCGATGAAGACGGCCTGGCTATCGACTTCGAAATCGAAGGCGAATACCCGCAGTTCGGTAACAACGACGCTCGCGTGGACGACCTGGCCGTTGACCTGGTTGAACGTTTCATGAAGAAAATTCAGAAACTGACGACCTACCGCAACGCGATCCCGACCCAGTCCGTGCTGACCATCACCTCTAACGTGGTTTATGGTAAGAAAACCGGTAACACCCCGGATGGCCGCCGCGCGGGTGCGCCGTTTGGCCCGGGTGCGAACCCGATGCACGGTCGTGACCAGAAAGGCGCTGTCGCTTCTCTGACCTCTGTTGCCAAACTGCCGTTCGCTTACGCGAAAGATGGTATCTCTTATACCTTCTCTATCGTGCCGAACGCGCTGGGTAAAGACGATGAAGTGCGTAAAACCAACCTGGCAGGCCTGATGGATGGTTACTTCCACCATGAAGCGTCTATCGAAGGCGGTCAGCACCTCAACGTGAATGTCATGAACCGCGAAATGCTGCTGGATGCGATGGAACATCCTGAGAAGTACCCGCAGCTGACCATTCGTGTGTCTGGCTACGCGGTGCGCTTCAACTCGCTGACCAAAGAGCAGCAGCAGGACGTTATCACCCGTACCTTCACTCAGACAATGTAA